The Legionella cincinnatiensis genome includes a region encoding these proteins:
- a CDS encoding RNA pyrophosphohydrolase, with the protein MVIDRAGYRLNVGIILVNSQNRVFWGRRSGHDAWQFPQGGLAAGETSLEAMFRELHEEVGLDKEDVEVIGSTKRWLRYRLPKQYLRHGSEPLVIGQKQKWFLLKLTASEQKVKLDLSDSPEFDSWRWVDFHEPEGQVIFFKRQVYIQALKELEPLLKIKNRRTPYGIKRRKR; encoded by the coding sequence ATGGTAATTGATCGTGCCGGATATCGGCTGAATGTAGGAATTATCCTTGTCAACTCACAGAACAGAGTTTTTTGGGGAAGAAGAAGCGGTCATGATGCTTGGCAATTTCCACAAGGAGGATTAGCTGCTGGTGAAACATCACTAGAAGCAATGTTTCGAGAGTTGCATGAAGAAGTAGGATTAGACAAAGAAGATGTTGAGGTCATAGGCTCTACGAAACGTTGGCTTAGATATAGATTACCTAAACAATATCTACGCCATGGCAGCGAACCCTTAGTCATTGGACAAAAACAAAAATGGTTTTTGTTAAAGCTTACTGCCAGCGAACAAAAAGTAAAGCTTGATCTTAGTGATTCTCCTGAATTTGACAGCTGGCGTTGGGTTGATTTTCATGAACCCGAAGGACAGGTTATCTTTTTTAAACGCCAAGTATATATTCAGGCTTTAAAAGAGCTAGAGCCTTTATTAAAAATAAAAAATCGCCGTACACCTTACGGTATCAAACGAAGAAAGAGGTAG
- a CDS encoding CHASE2 domain-containing protein yields MIKAIKTRTIQLGLGSLCLIFILLLQSEQPSFLNRINGLIYDYLSKLSLHQKKNFPRVAIIDIDDYSVQQEGRWPWPRDKIALLLNNLKNLGVKIVAFDIVFSDVEKNYAQSLKEKVAQLPFAQKDMQRQIMHLLNEIEPYVDNDQIFASTLSSNNAVLGYLLHYDAQVKKGSLPQPLLNQNAKPIDATHYIVPEFLGYNGILPLFLKASPHAGFVSNIPDLDGVIRHGSLLGNYANKLYANIALAAAMQYLATDHVKLVTHTSHGKELLDGITIKNIFIPTNHKGQILIPFWGLPGTIDYYSASDVLQNKLSPNELSGSIVIVGSTMVLLADLHQTPLSQTFPGAEINANIITAILTQEVLVEFNWNTVTGILAISALGGLLVILFPFCSPFILLLFYFLILTVISGISFLVFNYQNTFIAPAIIFLLTTLLAIINFSYDFILEKRQKNKIKQLFGQYVPPSYVKKLTDFSENYSMEGETREMTVFFADIRDFTTLSEHLEAKEIKRLLNEFFTPITDIIFNHKGTIDKYVGDMIMAFWGAPLTDNEHCYHAISAALTIKDNLEEINKKLLEVNLPYIRIGMGLATGLMDVGDMGSEFRRSYTVLGDTVNLASRLQDLTKYYQISILVNESSQMWDTPFLWCLVDQITVKGRHIPVKIYEPLGYRQEASPELLAELQEYEQGLKCYYAQEWEKAKERFRNLLAQNPERHLYQIFLSRIEDFIQQPPPKDWNGVFVHMQK; encoded by the coding sequence TTGATTAAAGCAATTAAAACCAGAACAATACAATTAGGTTTGGGGAGTTTATGCCTCATTTTTATTCTTTTATTACAGAGTGAACAGCCTTCTTTTTTAAATCGTATTAATGGTCTTATCTATGATTATTTATCCAAGTTGAGTTTGCATCAGAAAAAAAACTTCCCTCGAGTAGCGATTATCGATATTGACGATTATTCTGTCCAACAAGAAGGTCGTTGGCCGTGGCCGCGTGATAAAATCGCTCTCCTATTGAATAATCTAAAAAATCTTGGGGTAAAGATTGTTGCTTTTGATATCGTGTTTTCTGATGTTGAAAAAAATTATGCCCAGAGCCTAAAAGAAAAAGTAGCTCAATTACCTTTTGCACAAAAGGATATGCAACGGCAAATTATGCACTTGTTGAATGAGATAGAACCTTATGTCGATAATGATCAAATTTTCGCCTCCACTTTATCAAGTAACAATGCTGTTCTCGGTTATTTATTACATTATGATGCCCAGGTAAAAAAAGGTTCTTTACCTCAACCTTTGCTTAATCAAAATGCGAAACCTATTGATGCAACCCATTACATTGTACCTGAATTTTTGGGATATAATGGGATTTTACCCTTGTTTTTAAAGGCATCTCCTCATGCTGGTTTCGTTTCCAATATTCCAGATCTTGATGGCGTTATTAGACATGGAAGCCTATTAGGAAATTATGCCAATAAATTGTATGCAAACATTGCACTTGCAGCAGCAATGCAATATTTAGCGACGGATCACGTAAAATTGGTGACGCATACGAGTCATGGTAAAGAACTTTTAGATGGGATCACCATTAAAAATATTTTTATACCCACGAATCATAAAGGACAAATACTGATTCCATTTTGGGGATTACCAGGTACCATTGATTACTATTCAGCAAGTGATGTGTTACAAAATAAACTGTCTCCTAATGAACTTAGTGGTTCAATTGTGATTGTTGGTTCTACCATGGTGCTTTTAGCAGATCTCCACCAAACGCCTTTATCTCAAACTTTTCCAGGCGCTGAAATAAATGCTAATATAATTACGGCAATTTTGACTCAAGAGGTATTGGTCGAATTTAATTGGAATACTGTTACGGGCATACTGGCGATTAGTGCATTAGGAGGTCTTTTAGTTATTCTATTTCCTTTTTGTAGCCCTTTTATCTTGTTACTTTTTTATTTCCTTATTCTTACTGTAATTTCAGGCATTTCTTTTTTAGTGTTTAATTATCAAAATACCTTTATTGCCCCCGCGATAATATTTTTGTTAACTACTTTATTAGCAATCATTAATTTTTCTTATGATTTCATTCTGGAAAAGCGGCAAAAAAATAAAATAAAACAATTGTTTGGACAATATGTTCCTCCTTCTTATGTAAAAAAACTCACTGATTTTTCTGAAAACTACAGTATGGAAGGTGAAACGCGTGAGATGACGGTTTTTTTTGCTGATATTCGTGATTTTACTACCTTAAGTGAACATTTAGAGGCTAAAGAGATTAAAAGGCTACTCAATGAATTTTTTACGCCAATTACTGATATTATTTTTAATCATAAAGGCACAATCGATAAATATGTGGGCGATATGATCATGGCTTTTTGGGGCGCTCCTTTAACCGATAATGAGCATTGTTATCATGCTATTTCAGCTGCTTTAACGATTAAAGATAATCTAGAAGAAATTAATAAAAAATTATTAGAGGTGAATTTGCCTTACATCAGGATAGGTATGGGACTTGCCACTGGATTAATGGATGTAGGGGACATGGGGTCAGAGTTTCGCCGCTCCTACACCGTTCTTGGTGATACAGTAAATTTAGCCTCCCGGTTACAAGATCTAACCAAATACTACCAAATTTCCATTTTGGTTAATGAGTCATCACAAATGTGGGATACTCCTTTTCTCTGGTGTTTGGTGGATCAAATTACCGTGAAGGGACGGCATATTCCAGTGAAGATTTATGAGCCCCTAGGCTATAGACAAGAGGCTTCACCAGAGCTTTTAGCAGAGTTACAAGAATATGAGCAAGGATTAAAATGTTATTATGCCCAAGAGTGGGAAAAAGCAAAAGAACGATTCCGAAATTTACTTGCACAAAATCCTGAACGGCATCTGTATCAAATTTTTTTAAGTCGTATTGAAGATTTTATTCAACAGCCACCGCCGAAAGACTGGAACGGAGTATTTGTTCATATGCAAAAATAA
- a CDS encoding NHL repeat-containing protein, whose product MNKNKIAQLIMILMGWLVILVQANASLSIIPNKNCLSRNHLGDCIVQMTAGSNVPATVTIFNNSKRVTASNIRAILPSDWTDVSQDASNCAVLPPQKGCVLKFLPGNTAHTVTSIPIVGTRTSTSYIAMEVVASAYTIGGSISGLTTSGLILQNNGSDNLSVPAGATSFQFSTPVAAGGSYDVTIVQQPTGLTCTINNASGTDIMANVTNISIVCSVTTYTIGGSISGLTASGLVLQNNGGDNLSVPANATSFQFATPIAEGGSYAVTIQQQPTGLTCTIDNATGSNVMANVTDISIVCSVTTYTIGGSISGLTADGLVLQNNGGDNLSVPANATSFQFSTPIAEGGGYEVTVLQQPSGLKCSVNNGSGSNVMADVTDISVTCVVLYTYVTNSGANTVSLCNINQTTGVLTCPGTTGSGFNNPRAIHINPTGTFAYIVNQNNGLITLCNVNQTSGTLNCPGTTGGTFQSPIDIAINPAGTMAYVTNSGNNTISHCVINQTTGELTCPSTTGSGFNGPGGITVNPAGTFAYIVNELANNISACVIDQSTGNFTSCAVYAGDFNHPNRITLNPGGNFAYVSNGFGGGSPSEVFLCSIEQSTGGLTCPGTTGSGFNQPFGITINSANTIAYIANSGNSAVSLCNITQSTGELSCPGTTGSGFNNPTGIAITGNL is encoded by the coding sequence ATGAATAAAAATAAAATCGCACAGCTTATAATGATTTTAATGGGTTGGTTAGTAATTCTAGTCCAGGCTAATGCCTCTTTGTCCATTATACCTAATAAAAATTGTCTGAGCAGAAATCATCTTGGTGATTGTATCGTACAAATGACCGCTGGTTCTAATGTCCCAGCTACTGTAACCATTTTTAATAACTCGAAAAGAGTAACCGCATCTAATATTCGCGCTATTTTACCTTCTGATTGGACCGATGTTTCCCAAGATGCCTCTAATTGCGCTGTTTTACCCCCACAAAAGGGTTGTGTCCTTAAATTTTTGCCTGGTAATACGGCACATACAGTCACTTCTATACCTATTGTCGGTACTCGAACAAGTACTTCTTACATTGCCATGGAAGTTGTTGCTTCGGCCTATACAATAGGAGGTTCAATTTCTGGATTAACAACGAGTGGCTTGATTCTCCAAAACAATGGGAGTGACAATTTATCGGTACCTGCTGGTGCAACCTCTTTTCAATTTTCAACACCTGTTGCAGCGGGGGGAAGCTACGATGTGACCATAGTACAACAACCGACTGGATTAACCTGTACCATCAATAACGCTTCGGGCACTGATATTATGGCGAATGTGACTAATATAAGCATTGTCTGTAGTGTAACGACGTATACAATTGGAGGTTCCATTTCGGGATTAACAGCGAGTGGATTGGTTCTCCAAAATAATGGCGGCGACAATCTGTCCGTTCCTGCGAATGCAACCTCATTCCAGTTTGCGACACCTATTGCAGAAGGGGGAAGTTATGCAGTTACCATCCAACAACAGCCAACTGGATTAACCTGTACCATTGATAATGCGACAGGCTCCAATGTTATGGCGAATGTGACCGATATAAGCATTGTCTGTAGTGTAACGACGTATACAATTGGAGGTTCCATTTCGGGATTAACCGCGGACGGCTTGGTACTCCAAAATAATGGCGGCGATAATCTATCCGTTCCTGCGAATGCAACCTCATTTCAATTTTCTACACCTATTGCAGAAGGTGGAGGCTATGAAGTGACCGTACTGCAACAACCTAGTGGGCTAAAATGTAGTGTGAATAATGGTTCTGGCTCCAATGTTATGGCAGATGTAACGGACATAAGCGTTACTTGCGTGGTTTTATATACCTATGTAACCAATAGTGGAGCAAACACTGTATCTCTTTGCAATATTAATCAAACTACCGGGGTATTAACTTGTCCAGGAACAACAGGTAGTGGCTTTAACAATCCTCGTGCCATTCATATTAATCCAACAGGTACTTTTGCTTATATAGTGAATCAAAATAATGGCTTAATTACTCTTTGCAATGTGAATCAAACCTCAGGAACATTAAATTGTCCGGGAACCACAGGCGGCACCTTTCAGAGTCCTATTGACATTGCTATCAATCCTGCAGGCACTATGGCCTATGTCACTAATAGTGGAAATAATACCATTTCTCATTGTGTTATTAACCAAACTACTGGTGAGTTAACTTGCCCGAGTACAACAGGCAGTGGGTTTAACGGCCCTGGGGGTATTACAGTAAATCCAGCAGGTACTTTTGCTTATATAGTTAATGAGCTGGCTAATAATATTTCTGCCTGCGTTATCGATCAAAGTACTGGTAATTTTACTTCTTGCGCTGTATATGCAGGGGATTTTAATCATCCTAATCGTATCACGCTTAATCCAGGGGGAAACTTTGCTTATGTGAGTAACGGTTTTGGCGGTGGTAGCCCTAGTGAAGTTTTTCTTTGTAGCATAGAGCAAAGTACGGGAGGCTTAACGTGTCCAGGCACAACCGGAAGTGGATTTAATCAACCTTTTGGCATTACTATCAATTCCGCAAATACTATTGCTTATATAGCCAATAGTGGCAATAGTGCAGTATCTCTATGTAACATTACTCAAAGTACTGGTGAATTGAGTTGTCCTGGAACAACTGGAAGTGGATTTAATAACCCAACTGGCATTGCAATCACTGGAAATCTTTGA
- the lgt gene encoding prolipoprotein diacylglyceryl transferase, translated as MLTFPYINPVAFSIGPLQVHWYGLMYLLGFVSAWLLAHWRSKHYKLDWTSEQISDLIFYAALGVIIGGRIGYMLFYDFPELAHNPLSLFKIWQGGMSFHGGLLGVVAALWIFASRQSKPFWEIGDFIAPLVPIGLGAGRIGNFINGELWGRVTDMPWGMVYSHVDNQPRHPSELYEFGLEGVCLFLLVWIYASKPRPTGRVSAVFLMGYAVCRIIAEFFRQPDPQLGFIAFGWLTMGQILSLPMLVLGIWLWWIKR; from the coding sequence ATGCTCACTTTCCCCTATATAAATCCAGTAGCTTTTTCAATAGGGCCATTACAAGTTCATTGGTATGGGTTAATGTATTTACTTGGCTTTGTCAGCGCCTGGTTATTGGCTCACTGGCGCAGTAAACACTATAAATTAGATTGGACCTCCGAACAAATCAGCGATTTGATCTTTTATGCCGCCCTTGGAGTAATTATTGGTGGTCGTATAGGCTATATGCTTTTTTATGATTTTCCTGAACTGGCCCATAACCCTCTGTCCTTGTTTAAAATCTGGCAAGGTGGGATGTCTTTTCATGGTGGTTTGCTCGGCGTAGTAGCGGCACTTTGGATCTTTGCTTCCCGACAAAGTAAACCTTTCTGGGAAATTGGCGATTTTATTGCACCATTAGTTCCTATAGGTTTAGGGGCGGGGCGTATCGGTAATTTTATTAATGGCGAACTTTGGGGGCGAGTCACAGACATGCCTTGGGGTATGGTTTACAGCCATGTAGATAATCAGCCGCGTCATCCCTCAGAACTTTATGAGTTTGGGTTGGAAGGAGTGTGCTTATTTTTACTCGTATGGATTTATGCAAGTAAACCTCGCCCTACTGGGCGAGTGTCTGCTGTTTTTTTAATGGGCTATGCGGTATGCCGTATCATTGCAGAATTTTTTCGACAACCCGATCCTCAATTAGGCTTTATAGCCTTCGGATGGTTGACAATGGGACAAATTTTATCTCTTCCCATGTTGGTGCTGGGAATTTGGTTATGGTGGATTAAACGATGA
- a CDS encoding FecR family protein: MKKLIVINVLLYSINVVAQPVAKVLNVTNTAIAKKGNIQRILSPGSPIHIGESIITKANAKIDIQYENGTLVAVQKNSNYETVAYKPKAELKLKAKLNTGAIEYKSTGKKKGLIQTPVVALAIEGTQFKLIATPQKTYIQVTEGMVKSGNELLGPSQKFASGSFDKNQKFTPGSIPWNTYSSLGATNMTVPTQNQTVMLSNEINMDLVANMSTSAAVDSLVTMPPTELAELIIGCP, from the coding sequence ATGAAAAAATTAATTGTTATCAATGTGCTTCTCTATTCTATCAATGTAGTTGCACAACCTGTCGCCAAAGTATTAAATGTCACCAATACAGCAATCGCTAAAAAGGGTAACATACAACGAATACTATCTCCCGGCTCACCAATTCATATAGGTGAATCAATCATCACTAAGGCGAATGCCAAAATAGATATTCAATATGAAAACGGTACTCTTGTAGCGGTACAAAAGAACTCCAATTATGAAACGGTGGCTTATAAACCAAAGGCAGAATTAAAATTAAAAGCCAAATTAAATACAGGTGCAATTGAATACAAATCAACTGGAAAAAAGAAAGGCCTCATACAAACGCCCGTGGTTGCACTCGCTATTGAGGGAACGCAATTCAAACTTATTGCAACTCCACAAAAAACATACATTCAAGTTACTGAAGGAATGGTAAAAAGTGGTAATGAACTTCTTGGCCCTTCACAAAAGTTTGCCAGTGGTTCGTTTGATAAAAATCAAAAATTTACTCCAGGTTCTATTCCCTGGAATACTTATAGCAGTTTAGGGGCTACAAACATGACAGTGCCCACTCAGAATCAGACTGTTATGCTCAGTAATGAAATCAATATGGACTTAGTTGCGAATATGAGTACAAGTGCTGCTGTAGACAGTTTAGTGACTATGCCACCAACTGAACTAGCAGAGCTTATTATAGGTTGCCCATAG
- the thyA gene encoding thymidylate synthase, producing the protein MKTYLNLLEHILKNGTRKTDRTGTGTLSIFGYQMRFDLSQGFPLLTTKKLHTRSIVHELLWFLSGNTNIAYLNENGVTIWDEWADSKGDLGPIYGKQWRSWPTTDGRTIDQLSEVIQQIKSNPDSRRLLVSAWNVGELDQMALMPCHALFQFYVANNTLSCQLYQRSADVFLGVPFNIASYSLLTHMVAQQCDLQTGDFIWTGGDCHLYLNHLEQTRTQLTREPLPLATLKIKRKPQSLFEYTFDDFEFLNYQSHPAIKAPIAV; encoded by the coding sequence ATGAAAACTTATTTGAATTTGTTAGAGCATATTTTAAAAAATGGGACAAGAAAAACAGATCGAACAGGAACTGGAACCTTATCAATCTTTGGATATCAGATGCGTTTTGATTTAAGCCAGGGATTTCCTTTATTAACCACCAAAAAGCTGCATACACGCAGTATTGTGCACGAATTACTCTGGTTTTTAAGCGGTAATACAAATATCGCCTATTTAAATGAAAACGGGGTCACTATATGGGATGAATGGGCAGACAGCAAAGGAGATTTAGGCCCTATTTACGGCAAACAATGGAGAAGTTGGCCAACAACGGATGGGCGTACAATCGATCAGCTTAGTGAAGTGATACAACAAATTAAATCCAATCCTGATTCGCGTCGCTTACTTGTCAGTGCTTGGAATGTAGGTGAACTGGATCAAATGGCGCTAATGCCCTGCCATGCTTTATTCCAATTTTATGTTGCCAATAATACTCTTTCTTGTCAGTTATATCAGCGCTCTGCTGATGTATTCTTGGGGGTACCTTTCAATATCGCCTCTTATTCCTTGCTCACCCATATGGTTGCCCAGCAATGCGATTTACAAACAGGCGATTTTATATGGACGGGTGGTGACTGTCATTTGTATTTGAATCATTTGGAACAAACACGCACTCAATTAACGAGAGAGCCACTGCCTTTAGCCACTTTAAAGATTAAACGTAAGCCTCAATCGTTGTTTGAATATACTTTTGATGATTTTGAATTTTTGAATTATCAATCGCATCCTGCGATTAAAGCCCCAATTGCTGTGTAA